One Pantoea eucalypti genomic region harbors:
- a CDS encoding universal stress protein: MKTLLMAIDHSPVAGKVVALTIEEALAHRADVVVLCCVDPAYSSCNQPMEIDAGEDPADFVAAQDEQNTAEMVVRHALAPLLRAGINARGVILAGEAADTIVAQSQQLKASMIIMGRRHLSSFNRLLKGSVSAAVIERAHCPVLIDVRKD, encoded by the coding sequence ATGAAAACCCTGCTGATGGCCATAGACCACTCTCCGGTTGCCGGGAAAGTGGTTGCCTTGACGATTGAAGAAGCGCTGGCACATCGCGCCGATGTGGTGGTGCTGTGCTGCGTCGATCCTGCCTACTCCTCCTGTAATCAGCCGATGGAAATCGATGCGGGTGAAGACCCGGCCGATTTTGTGGCAGCACAGGATGAGCAAAATACGGCGGAAATGGTGGTGCGTCATGCACTGGCACCGTTACTGCGCGCTGGCATTAATGCGCGTGGCGTGATCCTGGCGGGTGAGGCGGCAGATACCATTGTTGCCCAGTCACAACAGCTTAAGGCAAGCATGATTATCATGGGACGTCGCCACCTCTCTTCGTTTAACAGATTATTAAAAGGCTCGGTCAGCGCAGCGGTGATTGAGCGTGCTCACTGTCCTGTGCTAATCGATGTGCGTAAGGATTAA
- a CDS encoding HlyD family secretion protein encodes MRTFEMRRTLLLSLLLLVLLAIAFVVWTMMTSNDHRTNDAYVNADYTLVAPKVSGYISHVEVQDNQQVKAGQLLATLDDRDYRVALESAEADLQVSQAKLLSSQAQLEQQQSMIDQQKASVAASQASAQYAGQSADRYNRLYKSGTVAADDQQKASSNQRSALAAVHQSQAALASAIKQVGVLQAAVRSAEADVAAAKASVDQARLNLSYTRITAPVDGMVGQRAVRTGAYVSAGTRLLAVVPLQQTYITANYLETQLSDVRPGQRVRIRVDALPGETFTGHVDSIAPATGATFSAIAPDNATGNYTKVVQRLPVKIVLDGDQPHLVQLRVGMSAIPEIEAP; translated from the coding sequence ATGCGTACTTTTGAAATGAGAAGAACCCTGCTGCTGAGTCTGCTGCTGCTGGTGTTACTGGCCATTGCCTTTGTTGTCTGGACGATGATGACCAGCAACGATCACCGCACCAATGATGCTTACGTCAATGCGGATTACACCCTGGTAGCACCGAAAGTCTCGGGCTACATAAGCCATGTTGAGGTGCAGGATAATCAGCAGGTCAAAGCGGGCCAGTTGCTGGCAACGCTGGATGACCGTGACTATCGGGTGGCGCTGGAGAGTGCTGAAGCTGACCTGCAGGTGAGTCAGGCGAAACTGCTGAGCAGCCAGGCTCAACTGGAACAGCAGCAGTCGATGATTGATCAGCAGAAAGCCAGCGTCGCGGCAAGTCAGGCTTCTGCGCAGTATGCGGGTCAAAGCGCCGATCGCTATAACCGCCTCTATAAAAGCGGCACCGTCGCCGCTGACGATCAGCAAAAGGCCAGCTCAAATCAGCGCTCGGCGCTGGCAGCTGTCCATCAGAGTCAGGCTGCACTGGCATCGGCAATAAAACAGGTGGGCGTATTACAGGCGGCGGTGCGTTCAGCAGAAGCAGATGTTGCCGCAGCCAAAGCCAGCGTCGATCAGGCCAGGCTGAATCTCTCCTACACGCGCATTACGGCTCCTGTTGACGGCATGGTGGGTCAGCGTGCGGTGCGGACAGGCGCATACGTTTCAGCCGGAACCCGTCTGCTGGCCGTGGTCCCCCTGCAGCAAACCTACATTACGGCTAACTACCTTGAGACGCAGTTAAGCGATGTGCGCCCAGGACAGCGGGTCCGAATCCGGGTTGATGCCCTGCCAGGCGAGACCTTTACCGGTCATGTGGACAGCATCGCACCGGCCACTGGTGCAACTTTTTCAGCGATCGCTCCCGATAACGCCACAGGCAACTACACTAAAGTCGTTCAACGTCTGCCGGTGAAAATTGTGCTGGATGGCGACCAACCGCATCTGGTTCAGTTACGTGTCGGCATGTCGGCGATCCCTGAAATCGAGGCGCCCTAA
- a CDS encoding MFS transporter, with the protein MNAKPATPPAPHPFTLRLALGLIGVLIAALTSGLNDRVSDIALADIRAAIGIGFDQGSWIISGYQAAEVAAMMIAPWFAVTLSLRRFTLGVSAGFMLTGILLPLVPDPTLFISLRVLQGLFGGALPPMLMTVALRFLPPPFKLFGLAGYALTATFGPNMAASLASIWTDHVSWIMVFWQVVPGMLIAMVLISWGIPQDPLRPERFQQIDLFGMVTGCIAVALLVLVLTQGERLNWLNSPLIAGMLLAALPLLLVFLINEWFHPLPLFKLQMLRRPNLAHGLLGLACVLILGLSGSALPSAYFAQVSGFRTLEFAPLALTVGLPQLLIAPLIAALLNIRWIDCRWMLTAGVGLLVTACLLGSQITSDWARQNFWLLQILQAFGQPMIILPILMSATSVVAPPEGPFASAMFNTVRGFSSIAASTLVEVFLSHREQFHSSVLINQAASRSWLMTAPTADQASRSLPLLPDGSISASDNLSGFATLVRHQATILSLSDSWLMLTGFAACLLLLTAILPKRVWPPQTLIQHPSRNN; encoded by the coding sequence ATGAACGCTAAGCCCGCCACGCCGCCGGCTCCTCATCCTTTTACACTCCGACTAGCTCTGGGCCTGATCGGCGTGCTTATTGCTGCGCTGACCTCCGGGCTGAACGACCGCGTCAGTGATATCGCGCTGGCTGATATCCGTGCCGCAATCGGCATCGGTTTCGATCAGGGTAGCTGGATTATCTCCGGCTATCAGGCGGCAGAAGTTGCGGCGATGATGATTGCCCCCTGGTTTGCCGTCACCCTGTCGCTGCGGCGTTTTACACTCGGCGTGTCGGCGGGATTTATGCTGACCGGCATTCTGCTGCCGCTGGTGCCGGATCCCACGCTGTTTATCAGCCTGCGCGTGCTGCAGGGGTTGTTTGGCGGCGCACTGCCGCCGATGCTGATGACTGTTGCTCTGCGCTTTCTGCCGCCGCCTTTTAAGCTGTTCGGCCTGGCGGGCTATGCCCTGACCGCGACGTTTGGCCCCAATATGGCAGCGTCGCTGGCCTCAATATGGACCGACCATGTCAGCTGGATCATGGTGTTCTGGCAGGTGGTGCCTGGCATGCTGATTGCGATGGTGCTGATTAGCTGGGGGATACCGCAGGACCCGCTGCGTCCGGAACGTTTTCAGCAGATCGATCTGTTCGGCATGGTGACCGGTTGCATTGCTGTCGCGCTGCTGGTGCTGGTGCTGACCCAGGGGGAACGTCTTAACTGGCTGAACTCGCCACTGATCGCCGGTATGCTGCTCGCCGCGCTGCCGCTGCTGCTGGTTTTCCTGATCAATGAGTGGTTTCACCCGCTGCCGCTGTTTAAATTACAGATGCTCAGACGGCCCAACCTGGCGCACGGCCTGCTGGGGCTGGCCTGCGTGCTCATCCTGGGGCTTTCAGGTTCCGCGCTGCCTTCGGCCTACTTTGCTCAGGTGAGCGGCTTTCGCACCCTTGAGTTTGCCCCGCTGGCACTGACCGTAGGCCTGCCACAATTGCTCATCGCGCCACTGATTGCTGCCCTGCTCAATATCCGCTGGATTGATTGCCGCTGGATGCTGACGGCGGGCGTCGGCCTGCTGGTGACTGCCTGTCTGCTGGGCTCGCAGATCACCAGTGACTGGGCGCGACAGAATTTCTGGCTGCTGCAAATCCTGCAGGCGTTCGGACAACCGATGATCATTTTGCCGATATTGATGAGTGCCACCAGCGTTGTGGCCCCACCTGAAGGCCCTTTTGCCTCCGCGATGTTTAACACGGTACGCGGGTTTTCCAGTATTGCCGCCTCCACGCTGGTTGAGGTTTTCCTTTCTCATCGTGAGCAATTTCATTCCAGTGTCCTGATTAATCAGGCCGCCAGCCGCAGCTGGCTGATGACCGCGCCAACAGCCGATCAAGCCAGCCGCAGTTTGCCGCTATTGCCGGATGGCAGCATCAGCGCCAGCGATAATCTCAGCGGATTCGCCACCCTGGTCCGGCATCAGGCCACGATCCTGAGCCTGAGCGACAGCTGGCTGATGCTGACCGGCTTTGCCGCCTGCCTGTTATTGCTTACCGCCATCCTGCCAAAACGGGTCTGGCCGCCTCAAACTTTGATTCAACACCCCTCCCGGAATAACTGA
- a CDS encoding IclR family transcriptional regulator, translated as MAHQPSSREDEKTGGIQVIARAAKILNALGEQPGGMSLGEIAQAVELPRSTVQRIVAALDSAELVRSSGAGGLRLGPALLKLISSVHTDVVDLVSPLLEKLSSDTNETVSLARASGSQLAIIHHVVASRELRVVPHMGLNLPLYSTSGGRALLALECEKDVRTIVGDAWQELTDQTVKTLPQLLQLIREVRETGIAVDRGETLEGISTMAFALDTLFGRFSVSLLVPSARFLRHEARFRDEMLKCKEALVREIGKVAAI; from the coding sequence ATGGCACATCAACCCTCCAGCCGCGAGGATGAAAAAACGGGCGGTATCCAGGTCATCGCCCGTGCGGCAAAAATTCTTAATGCGCTGGGCGAACAGCCGGGCGGCATGAGCCTTGGCGAGATCGCTCAGGCGGTGGAACTGCCCCGTTCAACGGTGCAGCGCATTGTCGCTGCGCTCGACAGCGCAGAGCTTGTGCGCAGCAGTGGGGCGGGCGGATTGCGTCTGGGACCTGCCCTTTTAAAACTGATCTCCAGCGTGCATACCGACGTGGTTGATCTGGTCAGTCCGCTACTGGAAAAACTCTCTTCGGATACTAATGAAACGGTCTCGCTGGCGCGCGCCAGCGGCAGCCAGCTGGCGATTATTCACCATGTCGTGGCGTCACGTGAACTTCGGGTTGTCCCGCATATGGGACTGAATCTGCCGCTCTACAGTACCTCCGGGGGACGGGCGTTGCTGGCACTGGAGTGTGAAAAAGATGTCCGGACGATTGTTGGCGACGCCTGGCAGGAGCTGACCGATCAGACGGTGAAAACATTGCCACAATTGCTACAACTTATCAGGGAAGTCCGCGAAACCGGTATCGCCGTGGATCGCGGTGAAACCCTGGAAGGGATCTCTACCATGGCGTTTGCGCTGGATACGCTGTTTGGTCGCTTTTCTGTCTCTTTACTGGTGCCCTCTGCTCGTTTTCTGCGACATGAAGCGCGTTTTCGTGACGAGATGCTGAAGTGTAAAGAGGCGCTGGTGCGTGAAATCGGCAAAGTTGCCGCGATTTAA
- a CDS encoding helix-turn-helix domain-containing protein — translation MRTYQTFEMLQRHKAQLRDHVHLNSGIQLAAWFNSGDRVTNLSDHHTLSLYVAGGYDTWHKTPHGWRNGGAPDRFCLMPAGTESTWDLRADLAFVHLYCSENQLRQLAERVWDRSPAQLNLHEKIFSTDDRITQLYRHFLLSSDWQQPASQLMLSSASTLLLTHLLQHYSEVRWQLPQVRGGLAPAVLRRVLEFIETHLDQPLTLAVLAQEAALSEFHFARMFRHTTGEAPHQFVMRRRMERARTLLERPDLTLTDIAFQCGFHSSSHFSHRFRQVYGMTPSACRRGSCQNF, via the coding sequence ATGCGTACCTACCAGACCTTTGAAATGCTGCAACGTCACAAAGCGCAACTGCGTGACCATGTGCATCTTAATAGTGGCATTCAGCTGGCAGCCTGGTTCAACAGCGGCGATCGCGTCACCAACCTCAGCGATCATCACACCCTGAGCCTTTATGTCGCGGGCGGCTACGATACCTGGCATAAAACCCCACACGGCTGGCGTAATGGTGGCGCACCGGATCGCTTCTGTCTGATGCCGGCAGGCACGGAATCAACCTGGGATCTGCGAGCCGATCTCGCCTTTGTTCATCTCTATTGCAGCGAAAACCAGCTGCGGCAGCTGGCCGAACGGGTCTGGGACCGCAGCCCGGCGCAGTTAAATCTGCATGAAAAAATCTTTTCCACTGATGACCGCATTACCCAGCTTTATCGGCACTTTCTTCTGAGCAGTGACTGGCAACAGCCCGCAAGCCAGCTGATGCTGAGCAGTGCATCCACACTGCTTCTGACCCATCTATTGCAGCACTACAGCGAAGTCAGGTGGCAACTGCCACAGGTGCGTGGCGGACTGGCGCCGGCGGTATTACGACGTGTTCTGGAATTTATTGAAACCCATCTCGACCAGCCTTTAACTCTGGCGGTGCTGGCGCAGGAAGCGGCATTAAGTGAGTTTCACTTTGCCCGTATGTTCCGTCACACCACGGGCGAAGCGCCACACCAGTTTGTGATGCGCCGTCGTATGGAGCGCGCACGGACGTTGCTTGAGCGACCTGACCTGACGCTGACCGACATTGCTTTTCAGTGTGGATTCCACTCTTCATCACACTTCAGTCATCGTTTTCGTCAGGTTTATGGCATGACGCCTTCGGCGTGCCGGCGGGGGAGTTGTCAAAATTTCTAA
- a CDS encoding lipoprotein has product MKKLITGAVALILLSGCTASKPGAFERVDEDPDSNTVQYRFDPAKVNRDAMDIDLANYCSSKGFDKVEALPAEESHIPGLKKAWFQCNYALKS; this is encoded by the coding sequence ATGAAAAAACTAATTACCGGCGCAGTAGCGCTGATTTTGCTGAGTGGATGTACTGCCAGCAAACCCGGGGCATTCGAACGTGTTGATGAAGATCCGGATTCAAATACCGTTCAGTACCGTTTTGACCCGGCAAAGGTCAATCGTGACGCAATGGATATTGATCTGGCGAATTACTGCAGCAGTAAAGGATTTGATAAGGTCGAAGCGCTGCCTGCCGAGGAGAGTCATATTCCGGGACTGAAGAAAGCGTGGTTCCAGTGTAATTACGCATTGAAAAGTTAA
- a CDS encoding MFS transporter, which yields MNQTQQASYQRSRWLTLFGTVITQFALGSVYTWSLFNGQLSQKLDAPVSQVAFSFGLLSLGLAIASSLAGKLQERFGVRRVTIGAGVLMALGFWLTAHANNLMMLYFSAGLLVGLADGAGYLMTLSNCVKWFPERKGMISACAIGAYGLGSLGFKFICGALLATVGLEQTFMIWGVLAMSMIILGALLMREAPLQQIGTSTKGQQHTRDYTLAQSVRLPQYWMLALMFLTACMSGLYVIGVAKDIGEGMVHLSTQTAASAVTVIAIANLSGRLVLGVLSDKMMRIRVISLAQIVSLIGMSVLLFTRMNEMTFFLSLACVAFSFGGTITVFPSLVSDFFGLNNLTKNYGLLYLGFGIGSVLGSLVASLFGGFTVTFSLIMTLLVISLFLSLTIRLPQSSVTAEPVLQRH from the coding sequence ATGAACCAGACTCAACAGGCTTCTTACCAGCGTTCCCGCTGGCTTACATTGTTCGGCACGGTAATCACTCAGTTCGCGCTGGGGTCAGTCTACACATGGAGTTTGTTTAATGGCCAGCTGTCACAGAAGCTGGATGCCCCCGTCAGTCAGGTCGCTTTTTCTTTCGGCCTGCTGAGTTTAGGTCTGGCTATCGCCTCTTCGCTGGCCGGTAAATTACAGGAACGTTTTGGTGTACGCCGCGTCACTATCGGTGCAGGTGTACTGATGGCACTGGGTTTCTGGCTCACCGCTCACGCAAATAACCTGATGATGCTCTATTTCAGTGCCGGCTTGCTGGTCGGTCTGGCCGATGGCGCAGGTTACCTGATGACGTTGTCTAACTGCGTGAAGTGGTTCCCTGAGCGCAAAGGAATGATCTCTGCCTGTGCGATTGGGGCATACGGTCTGGGCAGCCTGGGATTTAAATTTATTTGCGGGGCGCTGCTGGCGACGGTGGGTCTGGAACAGACCTTCATGATCTGGGGCGTGCTGGCGATGTCGATGATTATTCTCGGTGCGCTGCTGATGCGTGAAGCACCACTGCAGCAGATCGGAACCTCAACTAAAGGTCAGCAACATACGCGGGATTACACGCTGGCACAGTCGGTACGTCTGCCGCAGTACTGGATGCTGGCGCTGATGTTCCTGACCGCCTGTATGAGCGGCCTCTATGTGATAGGCGTTGCCAAGGATATCGGCGAAGGCATGGTGCATCTTTCCACGCAGACAGCTGCCAGCGCAGTAACAGTGATCGCGATTGCCAACCTGAGCGGTCGTCTGGTACTGGGTGTGCTCTCTGACAAAATGATGCGCATCAGAGTCATTTCACTGGCGCAAATTGTGTCTCTGATCGGAATGAGCGTGCTGCTGTTTACCCGGATGAATGAGATGACCTTCTTCCTGTCACTCGCCTGTGTCGCCTTCAGCTTTGGCGGCACTATCACAGTGTTCCCATCGCTGGTGAGTGACTTCTTCGGGCTCAACAACCTGACTAAAAATTACGGTCTGCTCTATCTCGGCTTTGGTATCGGTAGCGTGCTGGGTTCACTGGTCGCCTCACTGTTTGGTGGTTTCACCGTCACCTTCAGCCTGATTATGACGCTGCTGGTCATCTCGCTGTTCCTGTCACTCACTATCCGCTTACCTCAGAGTTCCGTCACAGCAGAACCGGTGTTGCAACGCCATTAA
- a CDS encoding SMP-30/gluconolactonase/LRE family protein, whose amino-acid sequence MPHDVKNILALQAELGECPLWSVEEQVLYCVDILAPAIHRFNPVSGELQTFPQAEEVGCIGLREQGGIIAALRGGVWLLDAQGKPEKKVAENPGIAAQSRFNDGRVDPWGNFWCGSLWEPQDKNGGLLCRVTPDLKLEVKACDIKISNGLAFSPDRRWMYHSDTPNEALYRYPLNEQGEPGERTLFRRFDAKGGLPDGAAVDSEGFYWSAQFDGGRVVRIDPQTSEIVDEILLPVKWPTMVAFGGADLKTLFITSSREDRTEEELARYPQSGDIFAVDLTVAGMAEPRFRG is encoded by the coding sequence ATGCCGCATGACGTTAAAAATATTCTGGCTTTACAGGCAGAGCTGGGCGAATGCCCGCTCTGGTCAGTGGAGGAGCAGGTGCTCTACTGTGTCGATATCCTGGCACCGGCCATTCACCGTTTTAATCCAGTCAGCGGCGAGCTGCAAACCTTCCCGCAGGCGGAAGAGGTGGGATGTATTGGGCTGCGTGAGCAGGGCGGGATAATAGCGGCACTGCGCGGCGGTGTCTGGCTGCTGGATGCGCAGGGTAAGCCGGAGAAAAAGGTCGCAGAGAATCCCGGTATCGCTGCGCAAAGTCGCTTTAATGATGGCCGCGTTGATCCCTGGGGTAACTTCTGGTGCGGCAGCCTGTGGGAACCGCAGGACAAAAACGGCGGCCTGCTGTGCCGTGTGACGCCTGACCTGAAGCTGGAGGTGAAGGCGTGCGACATTAAAATTTCCAACGGGCTGGCATTTTCTCCTGACCGACGCTGGATGTATCACAGCGACACGCCGAATGAGGCACTCTATCGCTATCCGCTGAATGAGCAGGGCGAACCGGGTGAGCGCACGCTGTTCCGCCGTTTCGACGCGAAGGGCGGGCTACCGGATGGCGCTGCTGTGGACAGTGAAGGATTTTACTGGTCTGCACAGTTTGATGGCGGACGCGTGGTACGTATCGATCCGCAGACCAGCGAAATCGTCGATGAGATCCTGCTGCCGGTGAAGTGGCCAACCATGGTGGCCTTTGGCGGTGCCGATCTTAAAACGCTGTTCATTACCAGTTCACGTGAAGATCGCACGGAAGAGGAGCTGGCACGCTATCCGCAGTCCGGCGATATCTTTGCAGTAGACCTGACGGTGGCGGGAATGGCAGAGCCGCGATTCCGCGGTTAA
- a CDS encoding DMT family transporter has translation MNLFLYLSVVLIWGTTWIAIYAQQSAGDNAVVVAVFWRFLLASLVMLLLLTLIKRLHRLTLQDHLFCMLQGCCVFGFNFVCFYYASGYISSGLESVIFSMAVMYNAINSWVFFRQRPSARLIPAVVLGMAGIVALFWHDLRSTQASAELIWGIGLSALGTLGFSFGNMISQRHQRLKRDVLTTNSYGMLYGAVAMALVSLAQGISLQPAWNTQWVGALTYLALVGSVIGFGAYFTLVGRIGASRAAYTTVLFPLVALALSTRYEGYEWHASAIPGLVMILLGNVVMFARWPASRRRVII, from the coding sequence ATGAACCTGTTTTTGTATCTTTCTGTTGTACTTATCTGGGGCACGACCTGGATCGCGATTTACGCGCAACAGTCTGCGGGCGATAACGCCGTGGTCGTCGCGGTGTTCTGGCGGTTTTTGCTGGCTTCACTGGTCATGCTATTGCTGCTTACGCTGATAAAACGGCTGCACAGACTGACACTGCAGGATCATCTCTTTTGTATGCTGCAGGGCTGTTGTGTCTTTGGCTTCAACTTTGTCTGTTTCTATTACGCGTCCGGCTATATCAGCAGCGGACTGGAGTCAGTGATTTTCTCAATGGCTGTCATGTATAACGCCATTAATAGCTGGGTATTCTTCCGTCAGCGCCCCTCTGCACGTCTGATTCCGGCGGTAGTGCTGGGGATGGCAGGCATTGTTGCCCTGTTCTGGCACGATCTGCGCAGCACGCAGGCCTCGGCAGAATTGATATGGGGCATTGGATTGAGTGCACTGGGCACCCTGGGATTTTCATTCGGCAATATGATCAGTCAGCGACATCAGCGTCTGAAACGCGACGTACTGACAACTAACAGTTACGGCATGTTATACGGTGCGGTTGCGATGGCCCTTGTCTCGCTGGCACAGGGGATTTCGCTGCAGCCAGCATGGAATACCCAGTGGGTGGGAGCCTTAACTTATCTGGCTCTGGTAGGGTCAGTGATAGGGTTTGGCGCCTACTTTACGCTGGTCGGTCGCATCGGAGCCAGTCGTGCTGCATATACAACTGTCCTGTTTCCGCTGGTTGCACTGGCACTTTCCACCCGATACGAAGGGTACGAATGGCATGCCAGCGCCATCCCTGGCCTTGTCATGATTTTGCTGGGCAATGTTGTGATGTTTGCCCGCTGGCCGGCAAGCCGTCGCCGGGTCATTATCTGA